The proteins below come from a single Chryseobacterium nepalense genomic window:
- a CDS encoding TerD family protein, translating into MAINLQKGQRINLTKENGTTLTQACVGINWGAIEKKGFFGGITREAVDLDGSCILYDSNKNATEVIYFGNLKSKNGAVKHSGDDLTGDVNGDDGLDNEVITIDFSSLDANVEHVALVLNSYKGQDFGTIPFASIRIYEGTPTNVREVFAKYDIANDASFKGHVSMVMGVFYRRNNEWKFNAIGDPTKDRKLQETIETVKQNYL; encoded by the coding sequence ATGGCTATTAACTTACAAAAAGGTCAACGGATAAACCTTACCAAGGAAAACGGAACTACTCTGACACAGGCGTGTGTAGGAATAAACTGGGGTGCAATTGAGAAAAAAGGTTTCTTCGGAGGGATAACTCGCGAGGCAGTAGACCTGGACGGAAGCTGTATTTTGTACGATTCTAATAAAAATGCAACGGAAGTTATTTATTTCGGGAATCTTAAATCTAAAAACGGTGCGGTTAAACACAGCGGTGACGATCTTACAGGTGATGTGAACGGTGACGACGGGCTGGACAATGAGGTGATTACCATAGATTTCAGCAGTCTTGATGCAAATGTAGAGCATGTTGCCCTGGTTCTGAACAGTTACAAAGGGCAGGACTTCGGAACAATTCCTTTTGCTTCAATCAGAATTTATGAAGGAACGCCTACCAATGTACGAGAAGTTTTTGCAAAATACGATATTGCCAATGATGCCTCTTTCAAAGGTCACGTTTCGATGGTAATGGGCGTTTTCTACCGAAGAAACAACGAATGGAAATTCAACGCAATCGGAGATCCTACAAAAGACAGAAAATTGCAGGAAACCATTGAAACCGTAAAACAAAATTATTTATAA
- a CDS encoding TerC/Alx family metal homeostasis membrane protein, producing MLLLDLGVFNKKSHEVSSKEATIWSIVWISLSMVFSGVVYWVYNSDLGPGSHALAVEKFTQYQAAYWIEKALSVDNLFVFILVFGFFKVPKYLHHKVLFWGIIGALIFRAIFIFAGVGLINLTYLPEMNIFGHPVKINVVMTLFGLFLVYAGIKSWGDGDDDDEEDYSNTAGARLIKRFWKVSDNYVGDKFFTVQNGMKMATPLLVVVAVIEFTDVLFAVDSIPAIFAISNDPFILYTSNIFAILGLRSLYFLLANFIHMFSKLPYGLAVILSFIGVKMLIAPWIHIPSPVSLGIVGGVLIISVILSLIFPDKKEEKEKIEE from the coding sequence ATGTTGCTCCTGGATTTAGGAGTTTTCAACAAAAAAAGTCATGAAGTTTCTTCCAAAGAAGCCACCATCTGGTCAATTGTCTGGATCTCGCTGTCAATGGTGTTTTCGGGAGTGGTGTACTGGGTGTACAATTCAGACCTGGGTCCCGGAAGCCATGCGCTTGCTGTAGAAAAATTTACACAGTATCAGGCTGCTTACTGGATTGAGAAGGCACTTTCGGTAGATAATTTATTTGTATTCATTCTTGTTTTCGGATTCTTCAAAGTTCCGAAATACCTTCATCACAAAGTGCTGTTCTGGGGAATTATTGGTGCGCTTATCTTCAGGGCAATCTTCATTTTTGCCGGAGTAGGATTGATCAATCTTACCTATCTTCCTGAAATGAATATTTTCGGGCACCCTGTGAAAATTAATGTTGTAATGACTTTATTCGGGCTGTTCCTCGTATATGCGGGAATCAAGTCCTGGGGTGATGGAGATGACGACGATGAGGAAGATTACAGCAATACGGCTGGAGCAAGGCTAATCAAAAGATTCTGGAAAGTTTCTGACAATTATGTGGGCGATAAATTTTTTACCGTTCAGAACGGAATGAAAATGGCGACTCCGCTTTTGGTAGTGGTGGCGGTAATCGAATTTACGGATGTGCTTTTCGCTGTGGATTCCATTCCTGCAATATTTGCTATCTCCAATGATCCGTTTATCCTTTATACATCAAATATTTTTGCGATTTTAGGATTAAGATCACTGTATTTCCTGTTGGCAAATTTTATTCACATGTTCAGCAAATTACCTTATGGACTGGCAGTTATTCTGTCTTTCATTGGAGTCAAGATGCTGATTGCACCATGGATTCATATTCCTTCTCCGGTTTCTTTAGGAATTGTAGGAGGTGTATTGATAATCTCCGTTATTTTATCCCTCATTTTCCCGGATAAAAAAGAAGAGAAGGAAAAGATAGAAGAATAA
- a CDS encoding toxic anion resistance protein encodes MDNQPNQPIDPLGSIEPLKTFEPTPMDPPPGQVPNTPPAPVVDREGNVNLTQLPSEERQKYEVLADSIDETNPGSIVNFGADLQRTLSNQSDSFLGNVRRSNSGEVGELINNLLVELNYVDVEELNQNKFKSFLSKLPFMKSVMTQIENLFAKYDKIINNIDQISYKVNAGIITSTKDNAVLQTIFESNITAIKQIEELVIAGNLRMEKAGTELAAMEAAPQNYQDYQIADKRDFIARLDRRLADLKVVRLIMMQSLPQIRLVQNNNVSIAEKAQTILTTTLPLWKNQLSLAVAMYRQQQNIEIQQKVSSTTEEILRKNAERLGQNSINVARANEQTVVSIETLRETTSKLINTLNEVKQIQKQGAEGRRKLDQDLMTLEHELKANVRG; translated from the coding sequence ATGGATAACCAACCTAATCAACCCATAGATCCGCTTGGATCAATTGAACCCTTAAAAACATTTGAACCGACTCCGATGGATCCTCCACCGGGACAGGTGCCAAATACACCTCCGGCCCCGGTGGTGGACAGGGAAGGAAATGTAAACCTTACCCAGTTACCATCTGAAGAACGCCAGAAATACGAAGTTCTTGCAGACTCTATTGATGAAACGAATCCGGGATCCATTGTGAATTTCGGGGCAGATCTTCAGAGAACATTATCAAACCAGAGTGACAGCTTCCTTGGGAATGTAAGACGGTCCAACTCGGGAGAAGTCGGAGAACTGATCAATAATTTATTGGTGGAGCTGAATTACGTTGATGTAGAAGAGCTTAATCAGAATAAATTCAAGAGCTTCTTAAGCAAATTGCCTTTCATGAAAAGCGTAATGACCCAGATTGAAAATCTATTTGCAAAATATGATAAGATCATCAACAATATCGATCAGATCTCATATAAAGTAAATGCAGGAATTATTACTTCTACAAAAGATAATGCTGTTTTACAGACCATATTTGAAAGTAATATCACTGCAATCAAGCAAATCGAAGAGCTGGTGATCGCCGGAAACCTAAGAATGGAAAAGGCGGGAACGGAACTTGCTGCAATGGAAGCTGCGCCGCAAAACTATCAGGATTACCAGATTGCTGACAAAAGAGATTTTATTGCGAGATTAGACAGAAGATTAGCCGATCTTAAAGTCGTTCGTCTGATCATGATGCAGTCGCTTCCGCAGATCAGACTGGTTCAGAACAATAACGTATCTATTGCTGAAAAAGCGCAGACTATTCTTACGACAACGCTTCCGCTTTGGAAAAATCAGCTTTCTTTGGCAGTGGCCATGTACAGACAGCAGCAGAATATTGAAATTCAGCAGAAAGTTTCTTCGACAACCGAAGAGATTTTAAGAAAAAATGCAGAACGTCTCGGCCAGAATTCAATCAATGTTGCAAGAGCCAACGAGCAAACTGTTGTATCAATTGAAACGCTGAGAGAAACAACGTCAAAACTTATCAATACATTGAACGAGGTAAAACAGATCCAGAAGCAGGGTGCGGAAGGAAGAAGAAAGCTGGATCAGGATCTGATGACTCTGGAACACGAACTTAAAGCAAACGTTAGAGGATAA